A stretch of Methanococcus voltae PS DNA encodes these proteins:
- a CDS encoding nucleolar RNA-binding Nop10p family protein translates to MQLKKCTLCGEYTMQNVCKCGGKAITVKPPRYSPLDKYGTYRRALKFKDRANLNE, encoded by the coding sequence ATGCAATTAAAAAAATGCACACTATGTGGAGAATATACTATGCAAAATGTCTGCAAGTGCGGTGGTAAAGCAATAACAGTTAAACCGCCTAGATATTCGCCATTGGATAAATACGGAACATATAGAAGAGCTTTAAAATTTAAAGATAGAGCCAACTTAAACGAATAA